GGAGCATCTATTGAACGATTCCCTGGGGACCGGCTACTGTACTTTTTGGAAAAATATGGATTTCTAGAAACGCAGATTCAGCGATTATGTCTTGGTATTGTGAGTCTTTACGCGGCGCGAAGGAGCTAGTCTCCTACGATGGGATTCCTTGGGATTACTCAGTGAACTCCTCTTATCCTACACTTCTGTCCAGGCGATGGGTGCAGGAGGGCCACTAATCTATCTGGGCCTCTGCTTTGTGCCCATACGGAGGAGCATCAGCTACAATCGGATAGAAAATTGCTGTAGGTATGCATTCAGTCCGCTTTTTTCTCTAGGTTTCCTTGTGATGATCGGGCATCCTATAGGTCTCCTTGGGTTTTAGGTTGCGTACTATAACCCTCTACTGCAATTGCAACACATCAATCCTGCTCTTCCATATAATGCGCCTAGTACTTCTTTTTCTAGCTACCATTGTCTTCTCCTCCTTATCCGTCCAATCAAGGGAATTACCCCTCGGAATCAAGATTCCGATAGTTGATGGGTTTGATTACCCCGTAGCCAGTCCAAATGCTACAGGGTACTGCAAGTCGAGAGGATGGTCCAAGCGACATCCAGGAGAAGACTGGATCAGCCTATTAAAGAGTCCGAAGGCACTCTTAGGTGCCCCGGTCTATGCGATAGGAACTGGCAGGGTAGTGTTTGCAAGGAATGCTCCTGGAGGATGGGGCAACGTAGTTATTGTCCGGCATGCATTTCATGAGAACGGTAAGCTCTACTTGATTGATTCCTTTTATGCTCACCTCCGTCGAGTTCTAGTGCACGAAAGACAGCGTGTTGTCAAAGGGGAAAAAGTGGGAGAAATTGGAACCAATCGGGGTATGTATAGTCCACACCTACACTTCGAAATTCGAAAGAACTTGTTAATTGGAACCTGTCGGCTCAGATACGCAAGAACTCTCGATAACTATTACGTCCCGACAACCTTTATTGAGAAACATCGTAGACTCAAAAGACGAGGGCGGTACGTTAAAATGATAATGACGCGTTTTACGTTTCAGGATACGCTGCCACTTCCCATTGATGAGTCCAAAAGCCATCTAGGGAACGTCTTGGGAAAGCGTAGTAAAAAAGGGGGGGGAAGGGGGGCATTCTGTAGCCATCCAGGAGTTGCTCCTGGCTTAACCATTCGATAGTTTAAGGCTAT
This DNA window, taken from Candidatus Xiphinematobacter sp., encodes the following:
- a CDS encoding M23 family metallopeptidase, translating into MRLVLLFLATIVFSSLSVQSRELPLGIKIPIVDGFDYPVASPNATGYCKSRGWSKRHPGEDWISLLKSPKALLGAPVYAIGTGRVVFARNAPGGWGNVVIVRHAFHENGKLYLIDSFYAHLRRVLVHERQRVVKGEKVGEIGTNRGMYSPHLHFEIRKNLLIGTCRLRYARTLDNYYVPTTFIEKHRRLKRRGRYVKMIMTRFTFQDTLPLPIDESKSHLGNVLGKRSKKGGGRGAFCSHPGVAPGLTIR